A portion of the Candidatus Nitrosotenuis aquarius genome contains these proteins:
- a CDS encoding pyridoxal-phosphate-dependent aminotransferase family protein, with protein sequence MEYLVMLPGPTNVPERVMRAMITPMINHRSDDFVELYQDAVEKTQKVFKSSGEAVLLSASGTGAVEASVINIVKPGDKVIIPTNGEFSGRLAQMLEWAGAKVIKLESTPGTNVTFDQVKEAFDNNKDVKAFYCVWNETSTGTMIKYLDKIKDLTARNDAFYVVDGVSIVGGEDLEMDKWGIDVAMTGAQKAFAAPPGISPIVVNERAKKYMNANPPKTMYFNLSRYFHYYEEAKHTPFTPALPLLYAYREAMNVILEEGLDNRIRRHRVCSQALYSGLSELGLTPFAKEDARSTVVVALNYLQGLEDKTFRNTLADKFRVLVAGGFGNLKGKVFRVGCMGEVQKYHVMRTISSIGSTLEMMGYKTKQMEALKVAEDKLKQL encoded by the coding sequence ATGGAATATCTAGTCATGTTGCCTGGTCCAACAAACGTACCAGAGCGAGTAATGCGCGCAATGATCACGCCAATGATTAACCATAGAAGTGACGATTTTGTAGAATTATACCAAGACGCCGTAGAAAAAACTCAAAAAGTTTTCAAGAGTAGCGGCGAGGCAGTCTTGCTTTCAGCATCCGGAACAGGAGCTGTTGAAGCAAGCGTTATCAATATTGTAAAGCCTGGGGACAAGGTAATCATCCCAACAAACGGAGAGTTCTCCGGAAGACTGGCGCAAATGCTGGAATGGGCCGGCGCCAAAGTCATAAAACTGGAAAGCACCCCTGGAACAAACGTAACATTTGATCAAGTAAAGGAAGCATTTGATAACAACAAGGACGTCAAGGCGTTCTATTGCGTATGGAATGAGACTTCAACTGGAACCATGATAAAATATTTGGATAAAATCAAGGATCTTACAGCAAGAAACGACGCGTTCTATGTAGTAGACGGCGTTTCCATTGTCGGCGGCGAAGACCTAGAAATGGACAAGTGGGGAATCGACGTTGCAATGACTGGAGCACAAAAGGCATTTGCGGCACCGCCGGGAATCTCACCAATTGTGGTAAACGAGCGGGCCAAAAAATACATGAACGCAAATCCGCCAAAGACAATGTACTTTAATTTATCAAGATATTTCCACTATTACGAAGAGGCAAAACACACTCCATTCACGCCAGCCCTCCCGTTGCTATATGCATACAGAGAGGCAATGAACGTCATACTAGAAGAAGGCCTAGACAACAGAATCAGAAGACACCGAGTATGCTCACAAGCACTCTATTCTGGATTATCCGAGCTTGGCCTGACTCCATTTGCAAAAGAAGACGCAAGATCAACAGTTGTGGTCGCACTAAACTACCTACAAGGACTAGAGGACAAGACCTTTAGAAACACACTTGCAGACAAATTCCGAGTTCTAGTTGCAGGTGGATTTGGAAACCTAAAGGGCAAAGTATTCCGAGTTGGCTGCATGGGCGAGGTCCAAAAATACCACGTCATGCGAACAATT
- a CDS encoding nicotinamide-nucleotide adenylyltransferase, with translation MDGLLIGRFQPFHLGHLAAVKFALTQVDNLAIGIGSSNRFNEKRNPFSAEERKEMIESSVEKSDLQKCKIYFVPDVNDHAKWTYHVDSIIPKYDVVFSNDDFTHELYKKRGIKVISVPLKQREILSGTDIRQKIATGQSWAEFVPQGTAKVLLKINAQDRLAKL, from the coding sequence ATGGATGGTCTTCTCATAGGCAGATTCCAGCCTTTTCATTTGGGGCATTTAGCCGCAGTAAAATTTGCACTGACCCAAGTGGACAATTTGGCAATAGGAATTGGCAGCTCTAATCGATTCAATGAAAAAAGAAATCCATTTTCAGCAGAAGAGCGAAAAGAAATGATAGAGTCATCCGTGGAAAAATCTGATTTGCAGAAATGCAAGATCTATTTTGTGCCAGACGTAAACGATCATGCCAAGTGGACTTATCATGTTGATAGCATAATTCCAAAATATGATGTGGTGTTTTCAAACGATGATTTTACGCACGAATTGTACAAAAAGCGCGGAATCAAAGTGATATCAGTTCCACTAAAGCAAAGAGAGATCCTGTCCGGAACTGACATTAGGCAAAAAATAGCAACAGGACAAAGCTGGGCCGAGTTTGTGCCGCAAGGAACCGCAAAGGTTTTGCTGAAAATTAATGCACAAGATCGCCTGGCCAAACTTTAG
- the rtcA gene encoding RNA 3'-terminal phosphate cyclase has product MKPEQMEALRIDGSHGEGGGQILRSALTLSAITQKPIKIENIRHNRKIPGLRPSHLSTIKILGKICNAKIDGLSVGSTSITFSPGQIQDIKLQENVGTAGSISLILQAIIPAVALAGKKLELSISGGTDVPWSPTSNYTKFVLGEAFLRLGIKFEMNIKKRGYYPKGGGQIDLTVFPCRKLIPIHLSKRTTKNVKILCSFSGLNQNEISNSIASAKDVLQKQGFSTQSQITEDRALNPGASFLMYSHDSDSINGADELFDPKEEFGKNSTSAFVSSNFGADTNLSDMLVTPLALIREMSIFTVQQISTHLETNLYITSKITGCKYGVGKINSGYEIRITGLETSI; this is encoded by the coding sequence ATGAAACCAGAACAAATGGAAGCACTGCGAATCGACGGCTCGCACGGCGAAGGCGGAGGACAAATCTTGCGCTCCGCACTAACGCTTTCTGCCATAACGCAAAAGCCAATCAAAATAGAAAACATTCGTCACAATCGCAAGATACCAGGCCTCAGACCATCACATCTATCCACGATCAAGATTCTCGGCAAAATTTGTAACGCAAAAATTGACGGACTGTCAGTAGGATCTACCAGTATAACATTTTCGCCAGGACAGATCCAAGACATAAAACTGCAGGAAAATGTAGGAACAGCTGGCAGCATTTCATTGATTTTGCAGGCAATAATTCCGGCTGTGGCACTTGCAGGAAAAAAACTGGAATTGTCAATTTCTGGAGGAACAGATGTTCCGTGGAGTCCCACATCAAATTACACGAAGTTTGTTCTAGGCGAAGCATTTTTGCGCCTTGGCATAAAATTTGAAATGAATATCAAAAAACGCGGCTATTACCCAAAGGGGGGAGGCCAAATAGACCTCACAGTTTTTCCATGTCGGAAGCTAATTCCAATACATCTCTCAAAGAGAACCACAAAGAACGTAAAAATTCTCTGCTCTTTTTCTGGGTTAAACCAAAATGAAATATCAAATTCAATTGCATCTGCAAAGGATGTTTTACAAAAGCAAGGATTCTCCACACAATCACAAATCACAGAAGACCGAGCGCTAAATCCCGGAGCATCCTTTCTGATGTATAGTCATGATTCTGATTCAATTAATGGTGCAGACGAGCTGTTTGATCCCAAGGAAGAGTTTGGCAAAAATTCCACATCTGCATTTGTATCGTCGAATTTTGGTGCAGATACAAATCTGTCTGATATGCTAGTAACGCCTCTTGCTCTTATCCGAGAAATGTCGATTTTTACTGTACAGCAAATCTCAACACACTTGGAGACAAATCTCTACATCACATCAAAGATTACTGGCTGCAAGTACGGCGTAGGCAAAATCAACAGTGGCTATGAAATACGAATAACAGGCTTAGAGACCAGCATCTAG
- a CDS encoding DUF4149 domain-containing protein, giving the protein MALEQAIITWIHLICSAIWVGGSLFIAIVFAPILKSMVPTMQERLQIMIKVGRRFNKIAIPALLILIATGVWNSHQILNRPEFLFTSSYGMMLIIKMFLVAALLGSFALHVRIIRKEVEDKIMQGQLSQEQITKLRKKIIIVGEVTVVLSVLVLLFAAILDAGL; this is encoded by the coding sequence TTGGCACTAGAGCAGGCAATCATCACGTGGATTCACTTGATTTGTTCGGCGATCTGGGTTGGCGGCTCATTATTCATTGCCATAGTTTTTGCTCCGATTCTCAAGTCGATGGTGCCAACAATGCAAGAACGACTACAGATAATGATCAAAGTTGGTAGACGATTTAACAAAATTGCAATACCTGCCCTATTGATTTTGATTGCAACTGGCGTGTGGAACTCCCACCAGATTCTGAATAGGCCTGAATTTTTGTTTACATCCAGCTATGGGATGATGCTGATAATCAAGATGTTTTTAGTAGCTGCCCTTTTGGGTTCATTTGCATTACATGTGAGAATAATCAGAAAAGAAGTAGAAGACAAGATAATGCAGGGCCAGCTTAGCCAGGAACAGATAACCAAGCTGCGCAAAAAGATCATAATTGTAGGCGAAGTAACCGTTGTTCTGTCCGTTTTGGTGTTGTTATTTGCCGCAATACTAGATGCTGGTCTCTAA
- the bluB gene encoding 5,6-dimethylbenzimidazole synthase has product MSEFSSQEKSGLYKAIYTRRDVRSHFNSKPIPDETLARILNAAHHAPSVGFSQPWNFVLIRENTTKQKVKESFEAEKSRSSSDVDDQKKEKYLSLKLEGILESDVNLCITYDPTRFGPFVIGRSSIPETGIYSVCCAVQNLWLAARSEGIGVGWVSILSNETLRQALNLPEHIVPVAYLCLGHVEEFAEKPDLETAKWLPRLELKDVVYFEKWGQTSSDLWNKINELIRTNLDYVFMK; this is encoded by the coding sequence ATGAGCGAATTCTCCAGCCAAGAAAAATCTGGACTCTACAAGGCAATCTACACAAGGCGAGACGTAAGATCTCACTTTAACTCAAAACCAATTCCTGATGAGACACTAGCCAGAATTCTTAATGCAGCTCATCACGCACCGTCTGTTGGGTTCTCCCAGCCATGGAATTTTGTTTTGATTAGAGAAAACACCACAAAACAAAAGGTCAAAGAATCTTTTGAAGCTGAAAAATCCCGCTCATCAAGTGATGTAGATGATCAAAAAAAGGAAAAATATCTCTCACTAAAGCTGGAAGGAATTTTGGAATCTGACGTGAATCTATGCATCACCTATGATCCAACTAGGTTCGGCCCGTTTGTGATCGGCCGATCCAGCATCCCAGAAACAGGAATCTATAGTGTTTGTTGCGCAGTGCAGAATCTGTGGCTTGCAGCCCGTTCAGAAGGAATCGGTGTGGGCTGGGTCAGCATTCTATCCAATGAAACCCTAAGGCAAGCACTGAATCTGCCAGAGCACATTGTACCGGTTGCATATCTATGCCTTGGGCATGTGGAAGAATTTGCAGAAAAGCCGGACTTGGAGACTGCCAAATGGCTTCCACGCCTTGAGCTCAAGGACGTTGTATATTTTGAAAAATGGGGCCAAACATCAAGTGATCTCTGGAACAAAATCAACGAGCTAATCAGAACAAATCTTGATTATGTTTTTATGAAGTAA
- a CDS encoding NADPH-dependent FMN reductase, which yields MKIVVISGSPRKQAVTQVMMKFVYDYAKSKNAETKFINLSDGMVDCYKGYDVTYSDTTTQAAKDIMDADVWLVGTPIYNSFFSAALKNLFEYVNYKSTAGKTAGLAILASGQIGFTDVQTLLTQLMSYFRVITNPKAVFMTVEQIKDGIIDEAGKARLRELVDETLLLASRPK from the coding sequence ATGAAAATAGTTGTAATCTCTGGCAGCCCACGAAAGCAGGCAGTAACACAAGTAATGATGAAGTTCGTTTATGACTACGCCAAATCAAAAAACGCAGAAACAAAATTCATCAATTTGTCCGATGGCATGGTTGACTGCTACAAGGGATACGACGTGACCTATTCTGATACAACGACACAGGCGGCAAAGGACATCATGGATGCAGACGTCTGGTTGGTTGGCACGCCCATCTACAACTCATTTTTCAGCGCCGCACTCAAAAATCTCTTCGAGTATGTCAACTACAAGTCCACTGCCGGAAAAACCGCAGGACTTGCAATTTTGGCCTCAGGACAAATTGGCTTTACGGACGTGCAGACACTGCTGACCCAGCTGATGTCGTACTTTAGGGTCATAACAAACCCCAAGGCAGTATTCATGACAGTAGAACAAATCAAGGATGGAATAATCGACGAGGCAGGCAAAGCCAGGCTCAGGGAACTAGTTGATGAAACATTACTTTTGGCTTCTAGACCGAAGTAG
- a CDS encoding peptidylprolyl isomerase codes for MTQATIETKFGKIVFKLLPELAPEHVRNFVKLAQSGFYDGTLFHRVIPGFMIQGGDPNTKTADKSRWGQGGPGYTIKAEFNTRSHLRGIVSMARAMDPNSAGSQFFIVTSDSTFLDRQYTVFGEVLEGMPVADQIVSQQRDRNDCPLQEVRMTKVTISE; via the coding sequence TTGACCCAGGCAACAATAGAAACCAAGTTTGGAAAAATTGTATTTAAATTGCTGCCGGAACTTGCGCCAGAACACGTACGAAACTTTGTAAAACTTGCCCAGTCCGGATTTTACGATGGAACTTTGTTCCACAGGGTGATTCCCGGGTTTATGATTCAGGGTGGAGACCCAAACACAAAGACCGCAGACAAGTCCAGGTGGGGTCAGGGCGGCCCAGGCTATACAATCAAGGCGGAATTCAACACAAGATCACATCTACGAGGAATAGTATCTATGGCAAGAGCAATGGATCCAAACAGCGCAGGCTCGCAGTTCTTTATAGTAACTTCAGACAGCACGTTTTTGGACAGGCAATACACCGTCTTTGGCGAAGTCCTAGAGGGAATGCCAGTAGCCGACCAAATTGTTTCCCAACAAAGGGACAGAAATGACTGCCCTCTGCAAGAAGTACGAATGACAAAGGTTACAATCTCTGAATAA
- a CDS encoding PfkB family carbohydrate kinase → MLTVFGSTALDTIRTPDKILKDVLGGAATFAGISASFFVETGLIAVVGTDFPKKYHNILKKYLDLEGLAIHKGKTFRYDGSYDKTLSTRTTNKTELNVLGSFQPVVPEKYRKSQFVYLANNDPDQNTKIIREFDNVKFSMCDTIEFWINSKRNSVIKMIGSVDAVVINDEEAKLLTKEHNLIKCAKKMMGWGAKYVIIKKGEHGSLLFFDDVIFPSVAFSLEDIVDPTGAGDSFAGAMIGYLASKNSTSLSEIKKAVVYGNVMGSFAVEKYGLDGLTSTTKAKIQNRIKKYQSMIDF, encoded by the coding sequence ATGCTTACTGTTTTTGGCTCTACTGCCCTAGATACGATTCGCACGCCAGATAAAATACTAAAAGATGTCCTTGGCGGGGCTGCAACATTTGCAGGAATATCTGCCAGCTTTTTTGTAGAGACTGGTCTGATAGCAGTGGTTGGAACCGACTTTCCAAAAAAATATCACAATATTCTAAAAAAATATCTGGACTTGGAAGGCCTTGCAATACACAAGGGCAAGACATTCCGTTATGACGGCAGCTACGACAAAACTCTGTCCACTAGGACCACAAACAAGACAGAGCTTAATGTTTTAGGATCGTTTCAGCCAGTGGTGCCGGAAAAATACAGAAAATCCCAATTTGTGTATCTGGCAAACAACGACCCAGACCAAAACACAAAGATCATCCGCGAATTTGACAATGTAAAATTTTCCATGTGTGATACAATTGAATTTTGGATAAACTCCAAGCGAAATTCCGTAATCAAGATGATCGGCTCAGTTGACGCCGTTGTGATTAATGACGAAGAGGCAAAACTGCTCACAAAAGAACACAATCTGATCAAGTGCGCCAAAAAAATGATGGGCTGGGGCGCAAAATACGTAATTATAAAAAAAGGAGAGCACGGCTCGCTTCTATTTTTTGACGATGTCATATTTCCTTCAGTTGCGTTCTCCCTGGAAGATATTGTGGACCCTACAGGCGCAGGCGATTCCTTTGCGGGCGCAATGATTGGATATTTGGCAAGCAAAAACTCCACTAGTCTTTCTGAAATCAAAAAGGCAGTAGTATATGGAAATGTCATGGGCTCTTTTGCCGTAGAAAAGTACGGCCTTGACGGATTAACCAGCACAACCAAGGCCAAGATCCAAAACAGAATAAAAAAATACCAATCAATGATTGATTTCTGA
- a CDS encoding dUTPase, whose protein sequence is MDRLDEIFAMQKGLAEMMNLDRYPKDSEGRVSALATAIMHEAVELQRTTNWKWWKKPTPFSIDDAKEELIDIWHFVVQASLELNLTPDDIVSEYRKKNEINRNRQKNGY, encoded by the coding sequence ATGGACAGACTAGATGAGATATTTGCAATGCAAAAGGGACTAGCCGAGATGATGAACTTGGATAGATACCCAAAGGACTCGGAAGGTCGAGTATCTGCACTGGCCACTGCCATAATGCATGAGGCAGTAGAACTACAGCGCACAACAAACTGGAAGTGGTGGAAAAAACCGACTCCGTTTAGTATAGATGACGCAAAAGAGGAGCTAATCGACATTTGGCATTTTGTGGTGCAGGCATCTTTGGAGCTAAACCTCACGCCAGACGATATTGTATCAGAATACAGAAAGAAAAACGAAATTAATCGAAACAGGCAGAAAAACGGCTACTAG
- a CDS encoding DegT/DnrJ/EryC1/StrS family aminotransferase yields the protein MKIPVNIPIVGREEIAEVTAVLKKGTLTSAARDGGPNVQEFERLVCSFVKSKYAIAVNSGTAALQAALYALDVKSGDEVVLPSFTFVATANSVVSVGAKPVFVDIRRDNYTMDPEDLRKKITKKTKAIIPVHLYGNVSYIDEISEIARKSHIPIIEDAAQSMGSTYRGKQTGTFSELGCFSLYAAKVMTSGEGGVITTSSEKLRDKLLMIRNHGMVHGYDTRILGLNLRLPEINAAIAKVQMKKLAGFLRKRSQNAKILTELLSGADVTLPIPRKHEKVNWYLYTIASKNRDKISKALNENGIGATVYYGMPVHKTPYYNQKAKLPNTEWAAKSVLSLPVQPQITQKHLQTTARIIKSL from the coding sequence ATGAAGATTCCAGTCAACATTCCCATAGTTGGCAGAGAGGAAATTGCCGAAGTCACTGCCGTTTTAAAAAAAGGAACACTGACATCTGCTGCTAGAGACGGTGGGCCTAATGTCCAGGAATTTGAAAGATTGGTATGCTCTTTTGTAAAATCAAAATATGCAATTGCTGTTAATTCTGGCACTGCTGCACTGCAAGCTGCCCTTTATGCCCTTGATGTGAAATCTGGCGATGAGGTGGTATTACCGTCATTTACCTTTGTTGCCACCGCAAATTCTGTAGTCTCTGTTGGTGCAAAGCCAGTCTTCGTAGATATCAGACGTGACAATTACACCATGGATCCAGAAGACCTACGAAAAAAAATCACAAAAAAGACTAAGGCGATCATCCCCGTACACCTGTACGGAAATGTATCATACATTGATGAAATATCCGAAATTGCGCGCAAAAGCCACATTCCAATAATAGAGGATGCCGCACAATCGATGGGCTCCACATACCGAGGAAAACAGACAGGTACATTCTCGGAGCTTGGTTGCTTTAGTCTCTATGCTGCCAAAGTAATGACATCTGGCGAAGGTGGAGTAATCACTACATCAAGTGAAAAGCTTCGCGACAAATTACTGATGATTAGAAACCACGGGATGGTTCATGGATATGATACCAGAATTCTGGGCCTAAACTTGCGATTGCCGGAAATCAATGCAGCAATTGCTAAAGTACAGATGAAAAAGCTTGCAGGATTTTTGAGGAAAAGATCACAGAACGCCAAAATTCTAACAGAATTGCTTTCTGGCGCAGATGTGACACTACCCATACCAAGAAAGCACGAAAAGGTAAACTGGTATTTGTATACCATAGCTAGCAAAAACAGGGACAAGATTTCCAAAGCACTAAACGAAAACGGAATTGGCGCCACAGTATACTATGGCATGCCAGTACACAAGACTCCATATTATAACCAAAAGGCAAAGCTGCCAAACACGGAATGGGCTGCAAAAAGTGTCCTTTCACTGCCCGTACAGCCACAAATAACGCAAAAACACCTGCAGACCACGGCTAGAATAATAAAATCACTATGA